A window from Moritella yayanosii encodes these proteins:
- a CDS encoding DnaB-like helicase C-terminal domain-containing protein, which translates to MNNKFDLITLDNGLATFVNNKEEQFEKSSNNQPMRHDGLSTGFIDLDKKIGGIGQGLTVIAGRPLNHSDTLQRNILENIILELRNNQYVLHIELGLPINNFYNKMLSSLSSIHYPTLESGHLDDDDWASLSATLGQLMKKPKLVVHNKTTYIEDIQSIVEQMKQEHGEIAVISISSLQDLKTKTTFDNRYAEVCYISKRLKQLSLDEKARVIVGSSVNRKCEERADMRPVLSDLRDSGTIEEDANLILFCYNQRAYNSSAPALTEVIIGKNDFGYTSSIKLSCNDMFSRLDNFLESVE; encoded by the coding sequence ATGAATAATAAATTTGATTTAATAACACTAGATAACGGATTAGCAACATTCGTAAATAATAAAGAAGAACAGTTTGAAAAAAGTTCAAATAACCAACCAATGAGACATGATGGTTTATCTACTGGCTTTATAGATTTAGATAAGAAGATAGGTGGTATTGGACAAGGTTTAACAGTTATAGCAGGTCGCCCACTTAATCACAGCGATACACTTCAAAGAAATATTCTAGAAAATATCATCCTAGAATTGCGCAATAACCAGTATGTACTTCATATTGAACTTGGACTTCCAATTAATAATTTTTATAACAAAATGTTAAGCTCACTAAGCAGTATACATTACCCTACATTAGAGTCAGGGCACCTTGATGATGATGATTGGGCTAGTTTGTCAGCAACATTAGGACAATTAATGAAAAAACCAAAGTTAGTTGTCCATAACAAAACTACTTATATTGAAGATATACAAAGTATCGTAGAACAAATGAAACAGGAACACGGTGAAATAGCTGTTATTTCTATCAGTTCTTTACAAGATCTAAAAACAAAAACAACTTTCGATAATAGGTACGCTGAAGTGTGTTACATTTCGAAAAGACTAAAACAACTAAGCCTTGATGAAAAAGCTAGAGTAATTGTTGGCTCAAGTGTAAATAGGAAGTGCGAAGAAAGAGCTGATATGAGACCGGTTCTATCCGATTTAAGGGACAGTGGAACTATCGAAGAAGACGCGAATTTAATCCTTTTTTGCTATAATCAACGAGCTTACAACTCAAGTGCCCCAGCCCTAACTGAAGTGATAATTGGTAAAAATGACTTTGGATATACTAGTTCAATAAAACTTTCTTGTAACGATATGTTTTCTCGCTTAGATAATTTTTTAGAGAGCGTTGAATAA
- a CDS encoding phage repressor protein CI — translation MSSNQTLLPPFNYKGGKNVTEKLKIVTKCKTYDELAVAFGIPKSTIFTWHTRDMTPFEIAVRIHLAKGVSLSWLLLDQGEAFESTGVILKEKLVIEKIANGALKNTEEMSLDVTTMKRYGLTSANTRVIDLDGSLLFVNTEETIPSSGRYLLDIDGSISINHLQRLPGKKLAMSYGNTSIEVAEADIVVLGRVALVMEKE, via the coding sequence ATGAGCAGCAATCAAACTTTATTACCCCCTTTTAATTACAAGGGTGGTAAAAATGTCACGGAAAAACTAAAAATAGTCACTAAATGTAAGACGTATGACGAATTGGCGGTCGCATTTGGCATACCAAAATCAACAATTTTCACTTGGCATACTCGAGATATGACGCCTTTTGAAATTGCAGTAAGGATTCACTTGGCTAAAGGCGTGTCTTTAAGCTGGTTATTGCTTGATCAAGGTGAGGCTTTTGAAAGTACTGGCGTGATATTAAAAGAAAAGTTGGTCATTGAAAAAATAGCTAATGGCGCATTAAAGAATACTGAAGAAATGAGCCTTGATGTGACAACAATGAAGCGTTATGGCTTAACATCAGCTAACACTCGCGTTATCGATCTTGACGGTTCTTTGCTGTTTGTGAATACTGAAGAAACAATCCCAAGTTCTGGACGTTATTTATTGGATATTGACGGTTCGATTTCCATTAATCATTTGCAGCGCTTGCCTGGTAAAAAACTAGCCATGAGTTATGGCAATACGTCTATTGAAGTTGCAGAAGCGGATATAGTGGTATTGGGGCGTGTGGCGCTAGTGATGGAAAAAGAATAG
- the istA gene encoding IS21 family transposase — MPTAPISMRKLKEILRLKYGCSLSHRQVAKSLSISPSVVSRYANRAAQMGITSWPLSEEWDDVTLHQKFLHTTVKTNPQITTPDWSVIHQELKPKTMTLQLLWEEYRERNNNKFYSYNHFCRLYKKWLGCQKPSMRQQHKAGEKLFIDYCGPTMNIIDPTTGEIKTAQIFVAVMGASNYTYAEATWTQGLENWVMSHARCFTFLGGVPELLIPDNLKSGTTRSCRYDPDINPTYSQMAAHYNTVIVPARPYKPKDKAKAEVAVQIVERWIMAALRHEDFFSLRQLNIRIEELLLELNQRAMKVHPGTRHSQFIAIDKPELKPLPLEPYIYTQVKMVTVHIDYHIDIEKHYYSVPHSLIKKKLEAHITGELVTVYHQGECVAVHPRSHKIGGHSTLDAHMPVSHRKQGEWSPQRFEKWAQDIGPKTEELVTLLMQERPHPEQAYRVCLGLLALGKQYTTPRLEAACGRALHTGIRRLAGIKSILKKGLDNQPLPEQQLDLLAEIEHNNVRGNTYYH, encoded by the coding sequence ATGCCAACGGCACCTATATCTATGCGTAAATTAAAAGAGATCCTTAGACTCAAATACGGTTGTTCACTGAGCCATCGTCAAGTCGCTAAAAGTTTATCTATCTCCCCCTCAGTGGTATCTCGTTATGCCAATCGAGCAGCCCAAATGGGGATCACCTCATGGCCGTTATCTGAGGAATGGGATGATGTGACTCTTCATCAAAAATTTCTGCACACTACCGTCAAAACCAATCCCCAAATCACCACCCCAGATTGGTCGGTGATCCATCAAGAACTCAAGCCAAAAACAATGACTCTGCAATTACTATGGGAAGAATACAGAGAACGAAATAACAATAAATTCTATAGTTACAATCACTTCTGCCGGCTATATAAGAAATGGCTTGGTTGTCAAAAACCATCGATGCGACAACAGCATAAGGCGGGTGAAAAACTATTTATTGATTACTGTGGGCCGACGATGAACATTATTGATCCTACAACCGGTGAAATTAAAACGGCACAAATTTTTGTTGCCGTGATGGGTGCCTCTAATTACACCTATGCAGAAGCCACGTGGACCCAAGGTCTAGAAAATTGGGTGATGAGCCACGCTCGCTGTTTCACCTTTTTAGGCGGTGTTCCTGAGCTCTTGATCCCAGACAACTTAAAAAGCGGTACAACCAGATCGTGTCGCTATGATCCCGATATTAACCCGACGTATTCACAGATGGCTGCGCATTATAATACGGTCATCGTGCCGGCTCGCCCTTATAAACCCAAGGATAAAGCCAAAGCTGAAGTGGCTGTACAGATCGTAGAGCGCTGGATCATGGCCGCATTGAGGCATGAAGACTTTTTTTCTTTGCGACAATTAAATATCCGGATCGAAGAATTGCTACTTGAACTCAATCAACGGGCCATGAAAGTGCATCCTGGTACGCGTCATTCACAATTTATTGCCATTGATAAGCCAGAATTGAAACCCTTACCCCTTGAACCGTATATCTATACCCAAGTGAAAATGGTGACTGTACATATCGACTATCACATTGATATAGAAAAGCATTATTACTCTGTACCGCATTCACTGATAAAGAAAAAACTCGAAGCGCATATTACCGGTGAACTCGTCACAGTATACCATCAGGGAGAGTGTGTAGCGGTGCATCCTCGTTCTCACAAGATTGGTGGACACAGCACGCTTGATGCTCATATGCCTGTTTCACATCGAAAACAAGGGGAATGGTCACCGCAACGATTTGAGAAATGGGCGCAAGATATTGGCCCAAAAACAGAAGAGCTCGTCACTCTGTTAATGCAAGAAAGGCCACATCCTGAGCAAGCTTACCGCGTTTGCTTAGGATTGCTTGCGCTAGGTAAACAATACACAACACCGCGCTTAGAGGCTGCATGTGGACGCGCTTTACATACAGGAATAAGAAGATTAGCGGGTATCAAATCTATTCTTAAAAAAGGCCTAGATAACCAACCACTACCTGAACAACAGTTAGATCTATTAGCAGAAATAGAGCACAACAATGTGCGTGGCAATACGTATTATCATTAA
- the istB gene encoding IS21-like element helper ATPase IstB, which translates to MKTIYNQLTTLGLSGIKDALTLQTEQPTHYRELAFEERLSLLLDNELNARSQRKIARLTRQAKFRVHAGIEQLDYRAKRNLNKSQIRTLAQGEWLRLHQNILITGATGCGKTYLACAFGHQHCQQGQSVFYFRLKELLEKMFFAQADGTYRKLIGKLTNADLLILDDWGLEPLNAQQRSDLLELIDARYDSKSTLIASQLPQEHWYKMIGESTHADAILDRLVHGSIKIELEGESMRKMTNNLTDGDHSV; encoded by the coding sequence ATGAAAACAATTTATAATCAACTGACTACGCTTGGTTTGTCCGGCATCAAAGACGCCCTCACATTACAGACGGAACAGCCGACGCATTACCGAGAACTCGCGTTCGAAGAAAGGCTAAGCTTACTGCTTGATAATGAGCTTAACGCACGTTCACAACGTAAAATAGCGCGCTTAACACGGCAAGCTAAATTCAGAGTTCATGCTGGCATAGAGCAGTTAGATTATCGTGCCAAGCGCAACCTGAATAAGTCACAGATCCGAACCTTGGCGCAGGGCGAGTGGTTGCGATTACATCAAAATATATTGATCACCGGGGCAACAGGGTGTGGCAAAACATACCTTGCCTGTGCCTTCGGGCATCAGCATTGCCAACAAGGGCAAAGCGTATTTTATTTTAGGCTGAAAGAACTACTCGAAAAAATGTTTTTTGCACAGGCTGACGGAACCTATCGAAAACTGATAGGAAAGTTAACCAATGCAGATTTACTGATCTTGGATGATTGGGGACTGGAGCCATTAAATGCACAGCAACGAAGCGATTTACTTGAACTGATTGATGCCCGATATGACAGTAAATCGACTTTAATTGCCAGTCAATTACCGCAAGAACATTGGTACAAAATGATCGGAGAATCGACGCATGCTGATGCAATTCTGGACCGACTGGTACATGGCTCGATAAAGATAGAATTAGAGGGCGAATCAATGCGAAAAATGACCAATAACTTGACTGATGGAGATCACTCAGTATAA
- a CDS encoding replication endonuclease has protein sequence MSATKQLSFSGRSSIIEMIESAEDCSRKPVRTPAPGKAFQQPEMSLIENAMFQVNPEIDDHEWRKQFFGDMPHYLSRYFAERYNKIFKQKGRSAANLYLLKTVGEKINPRLKKVLDQYRRQFKFRNSYVHNNDLSREKLLAEMDKSEIKKLSQQFADFFAGKLEPLIESEKPNHKDYANVIVAVFESLQDECRSFGYTPPYNRNDGLHQSEAECGILRLVCQRAWENKLNKKRMAMREHLAIAVGQVQKAASPYCSRDCMHEWKNQKQRNRDFIKGMSIFDEDSGEEIALYDMFYKSTANPAIRRCELMVRMAGYQSIATAMGCDGLFLTLTSPSKYHNTRKKGGFVDQWLGNSPKEAQRYLCRVWARIRAQLKREELPVFGMRVAEPHHDGTPHGHLLMFMQPEHVDRIREIFIGYAIDEEITELFPKVYRKPIVGPLDYRPRCDVKMMDPSKGTATGYIAKYISKNIDGYGMDGELDGETGRDQREMAAHVTAWASRWRIRQFQPIGGAPVTTYRELRRYANNDKNAFKSFVATLNSKQQHNLFNELFPDQNPTFMGPQLDFHGPRLNYEAMSSLQRWEVITDKYKPELKTNAAAASDAMKAADKGDFAGYVMAQGGPFVSCKDLLIRNDYNVAEMGNEYGELISKIQGFQVVGDDAVKTRTRNWKIQPKSQALLDSEASTSSTAGAEVLNGPAGSSRSSVNNCTPSKSDRLNTGIKALLKRRGIHLDDHLVNVMGQGAQIRVDKNHIVKLRPGYYVDSQYHPPEVIDVTPEEPNIWDGWNSPDCEMKSTHDFVPGWEDWDWG, from the coding sequence ATGAGTGCGACTAAACAGCTCTCATTTTCTGGCCGCAGTTCAATTATTGAAATGATTGAAAGCGCGGAGGACTGCAGTCGTAAACCCGTCAGGACTCCCGCGCCAGGCAAAGCATTCCAACAACCTGAAATGTCGCTTATTGAAAATGCGATGTTTCAGGTTAACCCTGAGATTGATGATCATGAATGGCGTAAGCAGTTCTTTGGTGACATGCCGCATTACCTTAGCCGCTATTTTGCCGAACGATATAATAAAATTTTCAAACAAAAAGGTCGCTCTGCTGCCAATTTATACCTGCTAAAAACAGTTGGAGAAAAGATAAACCCACGCTTAAAAAAAGTACTTGATCAATATAGACGACAATTCAAATTCAGAAATTCCTACGTTCACAACAATGACTTGTCACGCGAAAAGCTGTTAGCTGAAATGGACAAGAGTGAAATAAAAAAACTAAGTCAGCAATTCGCTGATTTTTTTGCAGGTAAATTAGAACCGTTAATTGAAAGCGAAAAACCCAATCATAAAGATTATGCCAACGTTATTGTTGCTGTATTTGAAAGTTTGCAAGACGAATGTCGATCATTTGGTTACACACCACCGTACAACAGAAATGATGGCTTGCATCAGTCTGAAGCTGAATGTGGCATTTTACGTTTAGTTTGCCAACGTGCCTGGGAAAACAAGTTAAATAAAAAGCGCATGGCTATGCGAGAACACCTTGCTATTGCTGTTGGCCAAGTGCAGAAAGCGGCAAGTCCGTATTGCTCACGCGACTGCATGCACGAGTGGAAAAACCAAAAACAACGCAACAGAGATTTCATCAAAGGTATGTCTATCTTTGATGAAGATTCTGGTGAAGAAATTGCTCTATATGACATGTTCTACAAGTCGACCGCTAACCCTGCAATTAGACGTTGTGAGTTAATGGTGCGTATGGCTGGGTATCAAAGTATTGCAACCGCAATGGGTTGTGATGGGTTATTTCTAACGCTTACTTCACCATCTAAATATCATAACACCCGTAAGAAAGGGGGATTTGTTGATCAATGGTTGGGAAACAGTCCGAAAGAAGCTCAGCGTTATTTATGCCGAGTATGGGCAAGAATACGTGCGCAGCTTAAACGTGAAGAATTACCTGTTTTTGGTATGCGTGTCGCTGAACCGCATCATGACGGCACACCACATGGGCATTTACTCATGTTCATGCAACCTGAGCATGTTGATCGTATCCGTGAAATTTTCATTGGTTATGCAATTGATGAAGAAATAACAGAACTATTCCCAAAAGTTTACAGAAAACCAATTGTTGGCCCGTTGGATTATCGCCCACGCTGTGATGTGAAAATGATGGACCCAAGTAAAGGTACTGCAACAGGTTACATAGCTAAGTACATCAGTAAAAATATTGATGGTTATGGCATGGACGGTGAACTTGATGGTGAAACAGGCCGTGACCAACGAGAAATGGCCGCACATGTTACCGCGTGGGCGAGTCGCTGGCGTATTCGTCAGTTTCAACCTATTGGCGGCGCACCTGTCACTACTTATCGTGAATTACGTCGTTATGCTAATAACGATAAAAACGCCTTCAAAAGCTTTGTCGCTACCTTAAATAGTAAGCAACAACATAACTTATTCAACGAATTATTTCCTGACCAAAACCCAACGTTTATGGGACCTCAGTTAGATTTTCACGGTCCACGTTTAAATTATGAAGCAATGAGCTCATTACAACGATGGGAAGTGATCACTGATAAGTACAAGCCTGAATTAAAAACTAATGCAGCTGCAGCATCAGACGCAATGAAAGCGGCCGATAAAGGCGACTTTGCAGGTTATGTAATGGCGCAAGGTGGACCGTTTGTATCATGTAAAGATTTACTCATCCGTAATGATTATAACGTTGCCGAAATGGGCAATGAATATGGTGAATTAATTTCTAAGATCCAAGGCTTTCAAGTTGTCGGCGATGATGCCGTTAAAACGCGTACACGTAACTGGAAGATACAGCCTAAGTCTCAGGCATTGCTTGATAGTGAAGCAAGCACCAGTAGCACCGCAGGTGCTGAGGTTTTGAATGGACCCGCAGGGTCTTCTCGGAGTTCTGTCAATAACTGTACGCCCTCCAAGAGCGACAGATTAAATACTGGAATTAAAGCGCTTTTGAAAAGGCGCGGTATTCATTTAGATGATCACCTGGTCAATGTTATGGGACAGGGTGCCCAAATCAGAGTTGATAAGAACCACATTGTGAAATTGAGGCCGGGATATTACGTCGATAGCCAATATCACCCACCCGAAGTGATCGATGTAACCCCCGAAGAACCTAATATTTGGGACGGTTGGAATAGCCCTGATTGTGAAATGAAAAGTACCCATGACTTTGTCCCTGGTTGGGAAGACTGGGATTGGGGTTAA
- a CDS encoding DUF7946 domain-containing protein gives MKIIKFKISYHNGDANDGRLDMYDASVSLQGFAKALSITTHALLNNGEIRKKGNKIDGAKIYINPSRKGSFEELITVAIENQVAASIGCSIVASVFYDLVKWTWSKTLELDYEPETHHVKKLKERLEPFISEMEEALEIPLEQAHRPIKKCDEMTIVLKRQKIGEVIKMNADTLKSVSLQTDSNIISGITGNITRYNILSGIGRVYDDHLEKTIPFKIHDDVTSNQKQLLTWSMHNAQNGNGGKLDFEVKRVLTAKGVIKRYIVHNVVQSTS, from the coding sequence ATGAAAATTATTAAATTTAAAATTTCTTACCATAACGGTGATGCTAACGATGGTCGTTTAGATATGTATGATGCGTCTGTCTCGCTTCAAGGATTCGCAAAAGCTCTATCAATTACAACCCATGCACTGCTAAATAATGGTGAAATAAGGAAAAAAGGTAATAAAATTGATGGCGCAAAGATTTACATTAATCCATCTAGAAAAGGAAGCTTTGAAGAGTTAATTACTGTAGCAATTGAAAACCAAGTCGCTGCTTCTATTGGTTGTAGTATTGTAGCAAGCGTATTTTATGACTTAGTTAAATGGACTTGGTCAAAAACATTAGAATTAGACTATGAACCCGAAACGCATCACGTTAAAAAACTAAAAGAACGATTAGAACCATTTATTAGCGAAATGGAAGAGGCTCTAGAAATTCCGTTAGAGCAAGCTCATCGGCCAATTAAAAAATGTGACGAAATGACCATCGTTTTAAAAAGGCAGAAGATCGGTGAAGTCATAAAAATGAACGCAGATACTTTAAAGAGTGTTTCGCTCCAAACAGATTCAAATATAATTTCAGGGATAACGGGGAATATCACTAGGTACAACATTCTATCTGGAATTGGTCGAGTCTATGATGACCATCTTGAAAAAACAATCCCATTTAAGATACACGACGATGTCACTTCAAATCAAAAGCAGTTGCTAACATGGTCCATGCACAATGCTCAAAATGGGAATGGTGGGAAGCTAGACTTTGAAGTAAAACGAGTTTTAACTGCAAAGGGGGTTATCAAGCGTTATATTGTGCACAATGTTGTTCAATCTACTAGCTAA
- a CDS encoding Rha family transcriptional regulator, protein MSSIAIQLASPYCTKKKYAEATGQSMGAINQAVTSGKLPIMPKDSEKGAVLINLVALFKKADAQKFV, encoded by the coding sequence ATGTCGTCAATTGCAATACAACTTGCATCACCTTACTGCACAAAAAAGAAGTATGCAGAAGCTACTGGCCAATCAATGGGTGCTATCAATCAAGCTGTTACAAGTGGAAAGCTACCAATCATGCCAAAAGATAGCGAAAAAGGTGCAGTACTCATAAACCTCGTCGCTTTGTTTAAAAAAGCTGATGCACAAAAATTTGTGTAA
- a CDS encoding ISAs1 family transposase produces MVKLLDIKGCLVSIDAMGCQTKIADDIVENGGDYLLAVKNNQPSLSKTVEKALLDTVNKKLKSGQLNIEQGHGRIEARQYCVLDAKDVAKAHPEWRNLKSIGVAIGYRQVKGSKPSLDYRQVKGSKPSLDYRQVKGSKPSLDYRYYISSAELTETRFSSAVRGHWAIENSLHWVLDATMNEDACQVYRDNSAENLACLRHMALNMLRSESNKLSIRLKQKRAWMKTSFLEGVLVTGFNNLDKI; encoded by the coding sequence TTGGTTAAATTACTGGATATTAAGGGATGTTTAGTCTCGATAGATGCGATGGGGTGCCAAACTAAAATTGCGGATGACATTGTTGAAAATGGTGGTGATTATCTATTAGCAGTTAAAAATAACCAACCATCACTGTCTAAAACAGTGGAAAAAGCACTTTTAGACACCGTAAATAAAAAACTTAAATCTGGTCAGTTAAATATCGAACAAGGTCATGGTCGAATAGAGGCCAGACAATACTGTGTACTTGATGCGAAAGACGTTGCGAAAGCTCATCCCGAGTGGCGAAACTTAAAAAGCATCGGTGTAGCGATAGGTTACCGTCAAGTTAAAGGCAGTAAACCGTCGCTAGATTACCGTCAAGTTAAAGGCAGTAAACCGTCGCTAGATTACCGTCAAGTTAAAGGCAGTAAACCGTCGCTAGATTACCGTTATTACATCAGTTCAGCAGAGTTAACCGAAACTCGTTTTTCATCTGCCGTACGTGGTCATTGGGCTATCGAGAATAGTTTACACTGGGTACTTGATGCAACAATGAACGAAGATGCTTGCCAAGTTTATCGTGATAACAGTGCCGAGAATTTAGCTTGTTTACGCCACATGGCATTGAACATGTTACGATCTGAATCGAACAAGCTCAGTATCCGGTTAAAACAGAAAAGAGCATGGATGAAAACTAGTTTTTTAGAAGGTGTACTTGTTACCGGATTTAACAATTTAGACAAGATTTAA
- a CDS encoding phage regulatory CII family protein, with amino-acid sequence MYESNEIKHSSIESACVRFADIENIEQIANECGMRGQVLRNKLNPNQPHQLTVSELIRITTATDNHDIINSAILEVGLTAVRLPKRGDSKPLTLSAMSVASHTGEINRHILEAESDRRLTRVKKDQIIKKAQDAVRELVFLMSDVENRCGGAGPFVSMCADAVLSGMPIPGM; translated from the coding sequence ATGTATGAGTCAAATGAGATTAAACACAGTTCAATAGAGTCTGCATGTGTTCGGTTTGCAGATATTGAAAACATAGAGCAGATTGCAAACGAGTGCGGCATGCGTGGGCAGGTACTGCGTAACAAGTTAAACCCTAATCAACCGCATCAATTAACCGTTAGCGAGTTAATTCGAATCACAACCGCAACGGATAATCACGACATTATCAACAGTGCGATACTCGAAGTTGGACTAACAGCAGTTCGTTTACCCAAGCGAGGCGATTCAAAACCGCTAACACTTAGCGCCATGAGCGTGGCAAGTCATACCGGTGAAATAAACCGTCACATCTTAGAAGCCGAATCCGATCGCCGGCTAACCCGAGTCAAAAAAGACCAAATAATTAAAAAGGCACAAGATGCCGTTCGTGAATTGGTCTTTCTTATGTCAGATGTTGAAAACCGCTGCGGTGGTGCAGGGCCGTTCGTGTCCATGTGTGCTGATGCAGTATTAAGTGGAATGCCAATACCTGGCATGTAA